The following coding sequences are from one Methanosarcina sp. WWM596 window:
- the alaS gene encoding alanine--tRNA ligase: MLEDEYQLDFFKNNGFVRKQCQKCGKFFWTRDPERNTCGDAPCDPYSFIGSPVFSREFNISEMREYYLSFFEARGHTRIDRYPVVARWRDDIYLTIASIADFQPFVTSGQVPPPANPLTISQPCIRLNDLDSVGRSGRHLTTFEMMAHHAFNKRDNEIYWKEHTLELCDELLNSLKVDPFAVTYKEEPWAGGGNAGPCVEVIVNGLELATLVFMDLKTDKKGDVMIKGETYSKMDNYIVDTGYGLERFAWASKGSPTIYDALFPGIVNELMGLAGLEHELDNSEYANILAQNARLAGFMDVSEKANLMELRKKVASSIGMTVDKLSAIMEPVEKVYAITDHTRCLTFMLGDGIIPSNVKAGYLARLVLRRTLRMMKDLDIRTPLSEIVDMHIKNMPEYPEFRNNFSVIQDILESEEEKFNATMERGRRIIQKSASHFKKTGEKIPLSQLTELYDSHGIPPEMAKEVAAEIGVGVEFPDNFYSIIGELHNKAEEKEEQVIPFAERLKHLPKTKRRFYDEPTRLEFEAVVLDVFDNHIVMDNTFFYAEGGGQPADIGTITVGDAVYRVVDVQVYDGVIVHTVDTPGRELEISKGDIITGKVDEKRRMAFARHHTATHIVNDAARKVLGKHIWQAGAQKFEDHSRLDLSHYRHISPQEARQIELLANHTVMENKRVITEWMPRTEAEQVYGFGLYQGGVPPGEKIRIVKVGDDVEACGGTHCLSTGIIGPIKILKTERIQDGVERIEFAAGDAAVRAMQKMESLLVDSAKTLSVPQEQLPVSVERFFGEWKDLKKENERLKEELARTRVYRMLGDASEVAGLRVVAEPVPGADSLELQKMATELLKHENVVALLASDVEGVKLVASAGEKALKCGINSGSLVREMSKIVGGGGGGKPSLAMGGGTDPTRMQDALARGLELVKDACKEA; this comes from the coding sequence ATGCTTGAAGATGAGTATCAACTTGACTTTTTCAAAAACAACGGTTTCGTCCGGAAGCAGTGCCAGAAATGTGGCAAATTCTTCTGGACACGTGACCCTGAAAGAAATACGTGCGGAGACGCGCCCTGTGACCCTTATTCTTTTATAGGGAGCCCTGTCTTTTCCAGGGAATTTAATATTTCAGAGATGCGCGAATACTACCTCTCCTTCTTTGAAGCAAGAGGGCACACAAGGATTGATCGCTATCCTGTGGTCGCCCGCTGGAGAGACGATATTTACCTTACCATCGCTTCAATTGCAGACTTCCAGCCCTTTGTAACTTCAGGGCAGGTTCCACCTCCTGCAAACCCCCTTACCATTTCCCAGCCCTGTATCAGGTTAAACGACCTGGACTCGGTGGGCAGGAGCGGGCGCCACCTGACAACTTTTGAAATGATGGCGCACCACGCTTTTAACAAAAGGGACAATGAAATTTACTGGAAGGAACATACCCTGGAACTCTGTGACGAGCTCCTGAACTCTCTTAAGGTAGACCCCTTCGCCGTAACCTACAAAGAAGAACCCTGGGCAGGCGGAGGCAATGCCGGGCCCTGTGTGGAAGTCATTGTGAATGGCCTCGAGCTTGCAACCCTCGTTTTCATGGATCTGAAGACCGACAAAAAAGGAGATGTCATGATCAAGGGCGAGACCTATTCAAAGATGGATAACTACATCGTGGATACCGGATATGGGCTCGAGCGTTTTGCCTGGGCTTCAAAGGGGTCTCCTACGATTTATGACGCTCTTTTCCCTGGCATAGTAAATGAACTCATGGGGCTTGCAGGGCTGGAACATGAACTGGATAACTCCGAGTATGCAAACATCCTGGCGCAGAACGCCCGGCTTGCAGGGTTTATGGATGTCAGTGAAAAGGCAAACCTGATGGAACTCAGGAAAAAAGTTGCCTCAAGCATTGGGATGACTGTGGACAAACTTTCGGCTATCATGGAACCTGTAGAAAAGGTCTATGCGATCACTGACCACACGCGTTGTCTCACCTTCATGCTCGGGGACGGAATCATTCCCTCCAATGTCAAAGCAGGGTACCTGGCGCGCCTCGTCCTGAGAAGGACGCTGCGCATGATGAAAGACCTTGATATCAGGACTCCACTCTCCGAAATCGTGGACATGCACATAAAGAACATGCCCGAGTATCCCGAGTTCCGTAACAATTTCTCTGTTATTCAGGACATCCTGGAATCCGAAGAGGAAAAGTTCAACGCTACCATGGAGAGGGGGCGCAGGATCATCCAGAAATCGGCATCCCATTTCAAGAAGACCGGAGAAAAAATTCCTCTATCCCAGTTAACCGAACTCTATGATTCACACGGAATCCCTCCCGAGATGGCAAAAGAAGTTGCAGCCGAAATTGGGGTAGGAGTGGAGTTCCCTGACAATTTCTATTCTATCATTGGGGAACTGCACAACAAGGCTGAAGAAAAGGAAGAACAGGTAATTCCTTTTGCAGAAAGGCTCAAACACCTCCCGAAGACCAAACGCCGCTTCTATGATGAGCCCACCCGTCTGGAGTTTGAGGCAGTTGTCCTTGATGTGTTTGATAACCATATTGTGATGGACAACACATTCTTCTATGCGGAAGGTGGAGGGCAGCCTGCAGATATCGGAACCATCACTGTCGGAGATGCTGTGTACAGAGTTGTGGATGTTCAGGTCTATGACGGTGTAATCGTACATACGGTTGACACCCCAGGCAGGGAACTTGAGATCTCAAAAGGCGATATTATCACCGGCAAGGTTGATGAAAAGCGCAGGATGGCTTTTGCAAGGCACCACACAGCAACCCATATTGTAAATGATGCCGCCAGAAAAGTTCTTGGAAAACACATCTGGCAGGCTGGTGCCCAGAAGTTTGAAGATCACTCCAGGCTTGACCTTTCCCATTACAGACATATCTCTCCTCAGGAAGCCAGGCAAATCGAGCTTCTTGCCAACCACACGGTTATGGAAAACAAACGTGTGATTACGGAATGGATGCCGAGGACTGAAGCCGAGCAGGTATACGGTTTCGGGCTCTATCAGGGTGGAGTGCCTCCAGGAGAAAAAATCAGGATTGTAAAGGTCGGAGACGATGTGGAAGCCTGTGGTGGGACTCATTGCCTGAGTACTGGAATCATCGGCCCTATCAAAATCCTGAAGACAGAAAGGATTCAGGACGGTGTGGAGAGGATCGAGTTTGCAGCCGGAGATGCAGCCGTTCGCGCCATGCAAAAAATGGAATCTCTCCTTGTTGATTCCGCAAAGACACTGAGCGTGCCTCAGGAACAGCTTCCGGTAAGTGTGGAACGTTTCTTCGGGGAATGGAAAGACCTGAAGAAAGAAAACGAAAGGCTCAAAGAAGAACTTGCCCGAACCAGGGTTTACAGGATGCTCGGGGATGCTTCTGAGGTTGCAGGCCTCAGGGTTGTTGCCGAGCCGGTTCCCGGAGCAGACTCTCTTGAGCTCCAGAAGATGGCTACGGAACTCCTGAAACACGAAAATGTGGTTGCCCTTCTTGCAAGTGATGTTGAAGGCGTCAAGCTTGTAGCATCTGCCGGAGAAAAAGCCCTAAAATGTGGAATCAATTCTGGTAGCCTTGTCCGTGAGATGTCGAAGATTGTCGGCGGAGGCGGAGGCGGAAAGCCTTCCCTTGCAATGGGCGGTGGAACTGACCCCACAAGAATGCAGGATGCTCTTGCCAGAGGTCTTGAGCTTGTGAAAGATGCCTGCAAAGAAGCCTGA
- a CDS encoding translation initiation factor IF-2 subunit beta → MYDYEELLDRAMAKMPDTETTDARFVIPDPKLFSEGKTTILDNFGNIADTLNRDPDHLMKYLTRELGTAGKIEGTRAVFQGRFTRAQITDNIQAYVDEYVMCSECERPDTQLVRVDRVLILKCSACGAHRPVKKRKVSNVVVRDAIEEGGTYELRIDAVGSKGDGIAKIDKYTVFVPGAGKGDVVKVKIKKISGNLAFSERAA, encoded by the coding sequence ATGTATGATTACGAAGAGCTTTTGGATCGTGCAATGGCAAAGATGCCGGACACTGAGACTACTGACGCTCGATTCGTAATCCCTGATCCCAAACTCTTTTCCGAAGGTAAAACCACAATTCTGGATAACTTTGGAAATATTGCAGACACCCTTAACCGGGACCCTGACCACCTGATGAAATATCTCACCAGGGAACTGGGGACTGCAGGGAAGATAGAAGGCACACGTGCAGTCTTCCAGGGCAGGTTTACGAGAGCTCAGATTACAGATAATATTCAGGCATATGTTGACGAATACGTTATGTGTTCGGAATGCGAACGCCCTGATACCCAGCTTGTCAGGGTAGACAGAGTACTTATCCTGAAATGTTCTGCCTGCGGGGCTCACAGACCTGTCAAAAAGAGAAAGGTAAGCAACGTGGTTGTCAGGGATGCTATCGAGGAAGGAGGAACCTACGAACTCCGGATAGATGCCGTTGGGTCCAAAGGTGACGGGATAGCAAAAATCGATAAATATACTGTCTTTGTTCCCGGTGCCGGAAAAGGCGACGTGGTAAAAGTGAAGATAAAGAAAATCAGCGGAAACCTCGCCTTCTCAGAAAGGGCGGCATGA
- a CDS encoding molybdenum cofactor biosynthesis protein B produces MKESIPEIHKKDARKSYSFAIITISTSRYEKYGDAVSPDGAEDLSGKAMKELLEAAGNTVSFYRLVPDEKNAIHDAVFAALGSSADIVVTSGGTGLAPKDLTIESVAPLFEKEIPGFGELFRYKSFEEIGTSVILTRASAGVIKGKAVFCLPGSPNAVKLALSKIIIPEAGHIVRHVRE; encoded by the coding sequence ATGAAAGAATCCATTCCTGAAATTCACAAAAAAGACGCCAGAAAATCTTATTCTTTTGCCATAATTACAATTTCGACCTCAAGGTACGAAAAGTATGGGGATGCAGTTTCTCCTGATGGGGCGGAAGACCTTTCTGGAAAAGCTATGAAAGAACTTCTTGAGGCCGCAGGAAACACCGTTTCTTTCTACAGGCTTGTGCCTGACGAAAAGAATGCAATTCATGATGCCGTTTTTGCCGCTCTTGGCAGCTCTGCGGATATTGTTGTAACAAGCGGGGGCACAGGGCTTGCTCCAAAAGACCTCACTATCGAGTCTGTAGCTCCTCTTTTTGAGAAGGAAATCCCTGGCTTCGGGGAACTTTTCAGATATAAAAGCTTTGAAGAGATAGGGACGTCGGTAATCCTTACCCGGGCGTCGGCAGGTGTAATAAAAGGAAAGGCTGTATTCTGCCTGCCGGGGTCCCCGAATGCGGTGAAGCTTGCCCTTTCTAAGATTATCATTCCTGAAGCCGGGCACATTGTCAGGCATGTAAGGGAATAA
- a CDS encoding DUF1786 domain-containing protein, producing the protein MHILTADIGTGTQDLLLFDSAKEVENSLIMVMPAPTQVTAERVRRVTKAGKALVLTGTIMGGGPSAWAVRTHLKAGLPVYATEEAALTIHDNLEKVKAFGVRIVSEEEAKKLAGSGEALEVIMQDFDPCAVSCALSNFEVRMPENYAVAVQDHGNAPDKSNRVYRFELLKELIEKGGKLENFVYRPEEIPRAFTRMKAQADSLLKSTTVLKTRAVFMDTGPAAVFGALTDPAAVQPSIVVNIGNGHTLGALVNENRITAIFEHHSSSMNPEKLQDYIIRLAGGTLGFEEVFNDGGHGAYIKEASGIEQVCSIMITGPKREMLEKLPGSEVRQEISKKLHFAAPFGSMMLSGCFGLLAGFYETYPEPSIKYKPQRAVNKI; encoded by the coding sequence ATGCATATACTTACGGCAGATATAGGTACAGGTACGCAGGATCTCCTGCTCTTTGACTCGGCAAAAGAAGTTGAAAACAGCTTGATAATGGTCATGCCGGCTCCCACACAGGTTACTGCGGAAAGAGTGCGGAGAGTAACAAAGGCAGGAAAGGCGCTTGTACTTACCGGGACCATAATGGGAGGGGGACCCTCGGCATGGGCTGTCCGCACTCACCTGAAAGCAGGGCTTCCTGTGTATGCCACTGAAGAAGCTGCTCTGACCATTCATGACAACCTTGAGAAAGTGAAGGCTTTTGGAGTAAGGATAGTCTCGGAGGAAGAGGCAAAGAAACTTGCAGGTTCAGGGGAGGCGCTGGAAGTTATTATGCAGGACTTTGACCCCTGCGCCGTTTCATGCGCACTTTCAAATTTTGAAGTAAGGATGCCGGAAAATTATGCAGTGGCAGTGCAGGACCACGGAAACGCCCCGGACAAGAGCAACAGGGTGTACAGGTTTGAACTTCTGAAAGAACTTATAGAGAAAGGAGGAAAGCTCGAAAACTTCGTTTACCGCCCCGAAGAAATCCCACGGGCTTTTACCCGCATGAAAGCCCAGGCAGATTCGCTTCTTAAATCCACGACTGTCCTTAAGACACGGGCAGTTTTCATGGATACGGGGCCTGCAGCCGTATTTGGGGCTCTTACCGACCCTGCTGCCGTCCAGCCTTCCATCGTGGTCAATATAGGAAACGGGCATACTCTTGGGGCACTTGTAAATGAAAACAGGATTACAGCTATTTTTGAGCACCACAGTTCCAGCATGAACCCGGAAAAACTCCAGGATTATATAATCAGGCTTGCCGGGGGGACCCTTGGCTTTGAGGAAGTCTTTAATGACGGAGGGCATGGTGCATATATAAAGGAAGCCTCCGGCATTGAACAGGTATGTTCGATAATGATTACCGGCCCTAAAAGGGAGATGCTTGAAAAGCTCCCGGGCTCAGAGGTCAGGCAGGAAATTTCAAAAAAGCTGCATTTTGCTGCACCCTTCGGGAGTATGATGCTTTCAGGCTGCTTTGGGCTTCTTGCAGGATTTTATGAGACATACCCGGAGCCGTCAATAAAATATAAACCACAAAGAGCCGTCAATAAGATATAA
- a CDS encoding winged helix-turn-helix domain-containing protein, with translation MNPNLLDLILFSEKRKDFLLLLKEGPKNAQEILDRLQVPRTALLPQIKKLKEQNLVIHEEGMYRLSLIGEIIIEKMQPLLDTLEVFEKNEEFWADRKLTPIPPYLMKRIRELGDYHLIEPDLSHTFDLNPEFVKHTSNSNHILMFFSYFHPQFPAFFLELARRGTEISLVLSESVYSRLAEDFKKEGAEYLRMENTNLFILDKKEVEIPAVVVSSDKIMLMGLFNESGRFDRQYIISFEPGAIEWGKDLFEYFRDMSREVRKY, from the coding sequence ATGAACCCAAACTTGCTTGATTTGATCCTGTTTTCAGAGAAGAGAAAAGATTTTCTCCTGCTGCTGAAAGAAGGACCAAAGAATGCCCAGGAGATTCTTGACAGGCTTCAGGTTCCAAGAACCGCTCTCCTTCCCCAGATAAAGAAGCTGAAAGAACAAAACCTTGTAATCCATGAAGAAGGAATGTATCGCCTCAGCCTGATAGGAGAGATTATTATAGAGAAAATGCAGCCTCTTCTTGATACCCTTGAGGTTTTTGAGAAAAATGAGGAGTTCTGGGCAGACAGGAAACTCACACCTATTCCCCCTTACCTTATGAAGCGGATCCGCGAACTTGGGGATTATCACCTGATAGAACCGGACCTGAGTCATACTTTTGACCTTAACCCGGAATTCGTGAAGCATACTTCTAACTCGAATCATATCCTCATGTTTTTCTCTTATTTTCATCCCCAATTCCCTGCTTTCTTCCTGGAACTTGCCAGAAGAGGCACTGAAATATCCCTTGTCCTGAGTGAATCTGTATACTCACGGCTTGCAGAAGATTTCAAAAAAGAAGGAGCGGAGTATCTCAGAATGGAGAACACAAATCTCTTTATTCTGGACAAAAAAGAAGTTGAAATCCCTGCAGTCGTTGTGTCTTCTGACAAAATAATGCTTATGGGGCTGTTTAATGAAAGCGGAAGATTTGACCGCCAGTATATAATAAGCTTCGAACCCGGAGCAATAGAATGGGGAAAAGACCTGTTCGAATACTTCAGAGATATGAGCAGAGAGGTAAGGAAGTATTGA
- a CDS encoding YhbY family RNA-binding protein produces MEKEKLYQLKSDASKISPILNIGKNGVTESLIEELNNKLKVNRLVKVRVLKSAEEGKDLKTIADEIAVSTRSTLIDVRGRTVVLYR; encoded by the coding sequence ATGGAGAAAGAAAAACTATACCAGCTGAAATCCGATGCAAGCAAGATAAGTCCTATTCTTAATATTGGAAAGAATGGGGTCACTGAATCTTTGATCGAAGAACTGAATAATAAGTTGAAAGTTAACAGGCTTGTAAAGGTCCGGGTGCTCAAGAGCGCAGAAGAAGGAAAAGATTTGAAAACTATCGCAGATGAGATCGCCGTATCTACAAGATCCACACTGATTGATGTGCGCGGCAGAACAGTTGTGCTGTACAGGTAA
- a CDS encoding radical SAM protein encodes MTSEKKNVSDPPARNRNIELFSMPGLSVNLRRHEGKALKLTASGPLKAACSPILKKISSRLQEEKPALVQEDRVIPSAWLPPIPGPVFRRLIFAEIQISLGKYVPETVSIELTHQNSSRYPPGTAVDELDTGTIKRVIDDALELGTFIITFTENDPLLREDVFELIEYVDKSRAIVNCSTWGTDFSKETALKLKEAGLHSLMVGVYSTNPEKHDAARNSAGAYARAVSAIKMALEAGLLVVMTTHASPSNMQELPALYTLASELGVQEFSVWEAMPKTRGEPVLNDSNRKTILEMYRRINSDPKGPRMFANTYFEGQMMGAMAGRRWMHVTADGDVKPSPYPPFRFGNVKEVPLKEIWQRMRSYPYFQRQKSLSPMHDPEFMEFVDKIPEEAKLPYPFEKICEK; translated from the coding sequence ATGACTTCTGAAAAAAAAAATGTGTCGGACCCTCCCGCAAGGAACAGAAATATAGAACTTTTCTCCATGCCAGGGCTATCTGTGAACCTTCGGCGGCATGAAGGGAAAGCTCTGAAACTTACAGCAAGCGGACCCCTGAAAGCAGCCTGCAGCCCTATACTGAAAAAGATTAGTTCACGCCTGCAGGAGGAAAAACCGGCTCTTGTACAGGAGGACAGGGTTATTCCTTCAGCATGGCTGCCTCCCATACCAGGCCCCGTTTTCAGGCGTCTCATTTTTGCAGAAATTCAGATATCCCTGGGAAAATACGTTCCTGAAACCGTCTCCATCGAACTCACCCACCAGAACAGTTCAAGGTACCCGCCGGGAACAGCCGTTGACGAACTGGATACAGGCACAATTAAAAGAGTAATAGACGACGCCCTGGAACTTGGCACCTTCATAATCACTTTTACCGAAAATGACCCCCTGCTGCGGGAAGATGTCTTCGAGCTTATCGAGTATGTGGACAAAAGCCGTGCTATAGTGAACTGTTCCACCTGGGGCACGGATTTTTCAAAAGAAACTGCCCTTAAACTGAAAGAAGCCGGACTTCATTCCCTCATGGTTGGTGTTTATTCAACTAATCCCGAAAAACACGATGCTGCCCGAAACTCCGCAGGAGCGTACGCCCGGGCTGTCTCTGCCATAAAAATGGCTCTGGAAGCCGGGCTTCTGGTTGTAATGACAACTCACGCCTCTCCCTCAAACATGCAGGAACTTCCTGCCCTCTATACTCTTGCATCGGAACTCGGGGTTCAGGAGTTTTCAGTCTGGGAAGCAATGCCAAAAACCAGAGGTGAACCTGTGCTTAATGACAGTAACCGGAAAACAATTCTGGAAATGTACCGGAGGATTAACTCGGACCCGAAAGGCCCACGCATGTTTGCAAACACTTATTTTGAAGGCCAGATGATGGGTGCAATGGCAGGCAGGCGCTGGATGCATGTAACCGCAGATGGCGACGTAAAACCAAGCCCTTACCCTCCTTTCAGGTTCGGAAATGTAAAAGAAGTGCCCTTAAAAGAGATCTGGCAAAGGATGAGGAGCTATCCGTATTTCCAGAGGCAGAAAAGTTTGAGCCCTATGCACGACCCTGAGTTTATGGAATTCGTTGACAAGATCCCTGAAGAGGCAAAACTGCCTTATCCTTTTGAAAAGATTTGCGAGAAATAA
- a CDS encoding transposase: MSQHYELLKRAREYNKTDHFKEDMKQRAHIEPKQGEMKRHHGLERVKYWGLPKMNIQATMSEIMVNVKRFIAMNSCGYQLAS, encoded by the coding sequence ATCAGTCAACATTATGAGCTACTAAAAAGAGCAAGAGAATACAATAAAACTGATCATTTCAAGGAAGATATGAAACAAAGAGCTCATATCGAACCAAAGCAAGGAGAAATGAAAAGACATCATGGATTGGAGAGGGTAAAATATTGGGGACTTCCAAAGATGAATATACAAGCAACAATGAGTGAAATTATGGTCAACGTAAAAAGATTTATCGCAATGAATAGTTGTGGCTATCAATTGGCATCATAA
- a CDS encoding 50S ribosomal protein L16 has protein sequence MVRKPGSMYRNVRQRSFTRKKYMGGVPGSQVIHYDMGDKANTSFPIKISLLVEEKCQIRHVALEAARITANRHLSADAGKMGFYMKLRVYPHEVLRENKQATGAGADRVSSGMRRAFGKNVGTAARVEAMQKIFTVAIEKQNFQAAKKALWHAGQKLPTPCRIVIDEGAELVQ, from the coding sequence ATGGTACGAAAGCCAGGAAGTATGTACAGAAACGTTAGACAGCGCTCATTTACCAGAAAAAAATACATGGGCGGTGTTCCCGGAAGTCAGGTTATTCACTATGACATGGGAGACAAAGCAAATACCTCCTTCCCAATTAAAATTTCCCTGCTTGTAGAAGAAAAATGCCAGATCAGGCACGTTGCTCTCGAAGCAGCCCGTATTACAGCAAACAGGCACCTGAGTGCAGATGCCGGAAAGATGGGCTTTTACATGAAGCTCCGTGTTTACCCCCATGAAGTACTCAGGGAAAACAAGCAGGCAACAGGCGCTGGTGCTGACCGTGTATCCAGTGGGATGCGCAGGGCTTTTGGAAAGAATGTCGGTACTGCAGCAAGGGTAGAAGCAATGCAGAAGATCTTTACAGTGGCAATTGAGAAGCAGAACTTCCAGGCTGCAAAGAAAGCTCTCTGGCACGCTGGACAGAAACTGCCCACCCCCTGCAGAATCGTTATCGATGAAGGCGCAGAACTGGTACAGTAA